In Elephas maximus indicus isolate mEleMax1 chromosome 14, mEleMax1 primary haplotype, whole genome shotgun sequence, one DNA window encodes the following:
- the LOC126058427 gene encoding translation initiation factor IF-2-like, whose protein sequence is MVDSQLLHEVAYDEELVVVKPHPPLWRPNPPTPAPHTRAAGRGRQPCSSPSSQLLPEAPGRVVGNSGSWVEGPAPRLKKPGPSKVWREGARRAGPSPSTPGAPEVGESGRWVSSWHRPLRCTLSRVIPWGGCGAGPGGRSHSKGCEREPLARETQLVREISSPWTCGGGGGVQPRDPAAEGPRAWGLEGLGEKGRVQGCAQVPTLPGAGLRAKLGDGLLPPPPPTCSLCQGGNQGPEFARGGVRLQTEDGALAPVRRPTPTRLRRVPGAGRERSPAQGPSAPYCFGRCAWEAEAPRARARARLVYSRGWGVGAAPAPPGKEGVLGICGAARGSYSLWKQQ, encoded by the exons ACCCCACCCTCCCCTCTGGAGGCCCAACCCCCCCACGCCCGCCCCCCACACCCGGGCCGCTGGGCGGGGCCGGCAGCCATGTTCCTCGCCCTCCAGCCAGTTACTCCCGGAAGCGCCGGGACGGGTG GTAGGAAACTCGGGCAGCTGGGTGGAGGGACCCGCTCCCAGACTGAAGAAGCCCGGCCCCTCGAAGGTGTGGAGGGAAGGCGCCAGGAGGGCGGGTCCCAGTCCCAGCACCCCGGGGGCTCCAGAGGTTGGGGAGTCCGGacgttgggttagcagctggcATCGCCCCCTCCGGTGTACCCTGTCCCGAGTGATCCCCTGGGGCGGATGCGGTGCGGGGCCGGGCGGACGCAGCCACTCTAAGGGCTGCGAGAGGGAGCCTCTGGCCCGGGAGACGCAGCTGGTCCGGGAAATTTCATCCCCATGGActtgcggcgggggggggggggtccagcCTCGGGATCCAGCTGCGGAGGGCCCTCGGGCCTGGGGGCTTGAAGGGCTTGGGGAGAAAGGCCGTGTCCAGGGCTGCGCCCAGGTCCCTACTCTGCCCGGGGCGGGTTTGCGGGCCAAGCTGGGTGATGGGCtcctgccccccccgccccccacctgctccctgtgccaggggggaaaccaaggcccagagttcGCCCGGGGGGGGGTAAGACTCCAGACTGAGGACGGGGCACTCGCCCCGGTTCGTCGTCCCACCCCCACCAGACTCCGTAGGGTGCCAGGGGCGGGGAGAGAGCGATCCCCCGCCCAAGGCCCCTCTGCCCCTTACTGTTTTGGGCGCTGTGCCTGGGAGGCTGAGGcaccccgcgcccgcgcccgcgcccggcTGGTCTACTCTCGGGGCTGGGGCGTCGGCGCGGCCCCGGCCCCACCTGGAAAGGAAGGGGTCCTGGGAATCTGTGGAGCAGCGCGGGGATCCTACTCcttgtggaagcagcagtga